The Magallana gigas chromosome 6, xbMagGiga1.1, whole genome shotgun sequence genome includes the window TCAAAGTaatgtacagtcaaactttgttattttGAACTAGATGGGGCTGTttaaaagaagatgggtgaataaggcgtgtaaactgccCATATGGGGATAGAtaagatactataaaattaaaatgtgaacaaatctcatgatttgtttataaattattgaaaacaatgtatatttaccataacatcaatttttaacctttaaatatgttaaatatttagaataggttgatttaaactggcgtatgcatgtcaaaacctccaaatagtgtcatttttagaacttcaatgccttttctttcatagagtgggtctaggctccatatttttgttatagtctatataaggtttaaacgaaatcaaaccgatttcaatcaacaaaaacatggagagatgacccactatactttaaaaatgtcattttgtatcccaaaaatttaaagttttagagaaatactacaagtccgtaaattcgtggttgaagttgcatttagcatttaacaatgatatttgttgtgactgaaatggctcagtagttagagcaccagacattcgGTAACATTATAGAGGAGgttttttaggttgtgggtttgataccaccaaaactttaaaaaaaaattttcttatcgtttgttaaaatattcaaagctGAATAAATTTAGAAActgtgcttttgtaaacttgtaacataacatcatctagtatatttggttggaaaaattaatttgaaattgttttttacgataaaaccaaatgggcatttgcgctatcttcttcccccatcttctttcaaaatatctgatttttttaaagatatcaagggtaaaatacttaaaaaataagtgattGGGGCGTACAAATCACTCTGACATATCCAtggtattcgagatatcagtgttcgaggtATCAAACTTCAACTGTATATAAATTGCAAATCAATTGCCAAATTTCATACCAGATAGCTACAGTGGGGAGAAAAATATGGtattaaaagttattaaatgtttttctacttttgaaattaaatacaaccCATATCCAATGTAGTTACCTTCCATCGAGGATATGAATTCTTTGCCATTTCTGTCTTTATTGGTAGATAAAACCTTAAAGAAACTCCGGAGATTTTTGTTCTCAGAAAAATTCTGcaatcaaatgaaatatcaaataaaCTGAAAACATAACTTTTTTCCAAATAACGGCATAAACACAATGTAGGAAGTGTTCAATATGAGGTTTATGTACAAAACCATTCAATTTGAAACTCAATACTATTACACTACAAAAAGAGCTGAATTAATGGTATAATTATACAGAATACTAgtgtatgttaaaaatatttatatctctTGTATGTAATGTACACTtgcatctttaaaaatatatatattatgtatcaaaGATCATTATTGAACAAGACAGAAATCTAGATGCATCTACTGAATGGGATTGTACACACTTTGGGGGTAAGGGCCCAGCTATGGTAGTTGGCTGTCACATTCTCAGTTTTCAGAGGCAGATAAACATCCCTCGGCAAATTACCAAACAGGACACTATCTGTAGCCTCTGAAATAAAACTCAAATGTCTTAATTAgggtgaaaaacaaaatacaaatgaagAGAGACAGACACGGGGAATATATGGATATGCTACAACTCAATGTGTCAAAGAAAGagtcaaagagagagagagagagagagagagagagagagagagagagagagagagagatactgATGGATAGACAAAGAGTGACATTTATCAAAATTGACAACCATAAGATATTTTATTAGTTTAACTTTCATAACTTCATGATAGCATGCTTCATTATAAGAAAAGATGTCTGcaatttaacaataattaaagaCAAGTTATAGTTAATCCACATTGTGCATTAATGTTCAACATTTCGTAGCATCGCATTGATTTTACCAGTGGTGAAATTCAGTGGTAGAGGGAGGTCTTCAGCATCCACAGCTGTTAACAAATTCTGCTTGGCGACCAGAACAGACATCAACTCAAAGCCTTGACACGTTCCCCACATAGGGAAGAGGTCACCATCTTTATCCTTGGCCTGCATAACCAAAAGAATATCAGAATATCATGAGTGAATGTACTTCATATTTAAAATCCAAGAATGACTCAAAATATTCtgtagatttctttttaaacacaaGGGTTAATTATCATAATCTGCTTTAAAGTATGGGAAGTAACCCTTGCTGATTTCAGaatcttgttgtttttttttctgacatgaattaaatatataaaactaaaacaaatgtTTGGAACTCGATCACACttttatattcttgcaatttaCTAAAAAAACAAGAGAATGCCTGTATTTTGAACTTGTGTTTAATATGGAATCTGCAGTAATATGTTAAAgaaatcatctgaaaaaaagTCTTAAAATATACAGcgctacaatgtacatgtattctcaaATGCAGTTTTACATTAAGTGCAGGCCAAACAATTAtgaggatttaaaaaaaaatacataaaatttcaagcaaaaaaatttgtaaaagtttaagttaaaaataaaataaaatataaagagcatgtatttattcaaagaaattttatttgacAACAATTGTATAAACATACCTGAATGGTCAGTTTGTAGAAAATCATGGCTGTCTTTGCGAACTGTGAATTCATGAGATCAACCCCCCCTCCAGGGAATAAAATTCTGATAAagcaaaacataaaaataaattataatttttttaaaaactgcacATGGTTGAATAGATTGCCCTACCAAGAAGGTTTAATACATGGGCCTTTTGACAAGAAAATCAGCTAGTTTGTTCTACTGTATCAGTCCATGATGTGTACTACCAGtgaacaatattttacaaatacctATATATAAAGAGAGAGGAAAacgataaaaagaaatgaaatctttttttagCTACTAATGAATGTTTGGTTGTATGTGATGAATAATGCAACTTACCCATTCATGGAATTGAATAACTTCTTGTAGTAGCAATAAGCTTTCATATTGTTCTCCCTGAAGGGcgaaaaatatcaaacattctaaattaaaatacagtcaaacttcattatctcgaactagattaaattgtttaaaaactttaGAATATCCAAGTATTTGAGATAtagagggtaaaatacttaaaaaataagtggttgggacttacaaatcactttgacatatccattgtatttgaaatattaatgttcctagatatcaaagttcaaatGTACACAATTTCAAACACTCATTAAGGaagtacctacatgtacatcgaaATCAATTCAAAACTAGATTCAAAATTTTTTTGGGATCAAATTCACACAAACAATTTCACAATCAATTTAAATATTCCAAATGTGAGATATGTCGACCGTTTATGATCTGACCTGAATAACAGGACAGGGACCACTCTGGCGCCTGCAGACTCCAGCCATTTAATGTAGGGGGCGGGGATGTAGGTGGCTCCTGGGTCCCCCTTAAATGACTCCTGTGCCAACACCCCTGAAACATTAAGTATGATACAGTgcttactgtggaatcattaaaattcatatagcCAATTTCCATGGAGCATCAACATTTCAAAGGTTtatggaaatgaaaatcaacCTAAAAATCATCTTCGCTTATAGCCAAGTGTTTCGgtctacaccccccccccccccccccccccattatggGGAGCGGAGTTGACTGAAAATCAatccttggctagcaaagatgcatTTTTAATTGACAGTTGACAGctgaaagagagagaaaatgtttgattgGTGCAATACTTTTAATCAGTCAATGAAAAAGTGGGTTATATTCAAAGTGATATTGATCATATAAAGTAGAATTTACACGATTAAGAGGGAATTCAGTCCCTACACTCCCTCAGGTGCCTTCTTAATCAcgtaaattttacttaatatgatCTAATTAAAGTAACTGCTATGTAGAGACTGCATTGGAAACATGTCATAGCTAGTATATTATCATATACAttagatattttaaacatacaaTCTGAAACAGGACaaatctaaatacatgtacctattattGGCCTGTTATTGATAGGGAAACCTTCTGCCAATTGTAAGAGAGTTAATGAAATAGTCAAAAGGATCCACATGTTTTCTTCTctggttttttttcaagcttGGGTAAGTACACAAATATCTGAAagatattaaacaatagtgaacaagcatgataattaaatttaatatgcTTTAATGCCTACAGCTGAAAACATAATAGAAACTAAGTAAATCGAGTGTGATAAATATTCCCAAAGAGTTGTGCTATAAATTTCCTTTTGTTGTACATGTCATGAGACTGCAGACCCTTGAATGGAAGCCCTATTATAAAGGAGCTAAGGAGAGGAAGGCTAAAAGTATATTCTGAAGATACCTATCCTAAATTGTGACCCAGTTACTAAAGTAGTTATTATACTAGCTCTTAATATTCTgagattatattttaatattttcagtaatgtgtaaaaaataatactaatatgcatctttttttttattattaaaacacaTTCTTTTATGAAACCTCACCATAACAGCGAACAATTTGTAtgtaatatttatacatttatacatgtactcataaCTCATTTGATTTACTTTTCAGATGCAATGTTGTACACatgcaaatcaaatatttatttaaaagcaatagtgaaaaatatgttaaactTACTTGAAGGAAATGATTTGGTGAATAAAAACTACTGTACaacaatattttccttttataaaggaaatatatcgtttatataaacaaaaaccaCAACAATACAAAAACAACATGCACAACGGGATATTGTTTTACTAACACGCACGATATTCCTTTTCTTCCAGGGATTAACAAATTAGCATTTGCGACATACCTAATTGACAGGAAAACAGTTTCCCTAAGGATTATAAaggaattttgaaattgtattatataacaTGATAAGTGCCATACCAACCTTAGTCTTGCAAAATCatgtaaaagttaaaaatttgaaagcTGTTATAGCAGTTAGTCGCTTTATGTTGTGCAGCTAATCCCGGCTACTTGAATTTTTCgtaaatagtaaaaaataaaacactgtcAATGTTTCTTTGTCGAACGATAAGGTCATCTTTTAGAGCTTCTGGCAAACCGAAATTAACTGcccaaaacaaaatgaaagtagaaGATATCATAGTCAATTCTTTCTAGGACTTTTCGGgaacataattatgttaactacGGTACTAGCGTTTCGTGTTTTCATAAGTTAGAAGCATTGCTGTGTATGTAGTTTACATAACACTTATAAATGAAACTATTCAACAGTATTCATTAACAATATAAGTTTTAtctataaacaaaattttaaggGGGATATCATACgttgataaaatataatttgtaaatgCATGGTAAAAACGCTCTTCAATATTCCTCATTCATATTTATGCTGTATACTATGTAGCCTtgataatcaaagaaaattgacaaaaaagtgtAAAGGTACACTATATTATACAGCTAATAAATGATGTCCCAACTGCATCATTTTCAACCGCCCTCAGTTTGGGtaatctgattaaaatcggATTTCAGCAGGCACGTATCTTGGGGGAGGgtgcatgggggggggggggggggggctgtccCTTCCCCtcctttttctcgcagcaagcattttttataaaaagtacttatataaaaaaaaaatatcatggaatTTACTCCTCACTTTTTGGGAACGATgtaaaaactgaaatgaatGGAAGGTACATTGCAATTAACAGTGAAGTTtaaggtaaatatatatactacgcaacccccccccccccccctcccccacggagATACGATTATCATGAATGTGAGAAGTTCCCTTTTTGGATGTTTGTCAagtttttttggatgagtctggttcccccactttcaaaaacgatgctacgtgcatgTTCAGTTTAGGATATATTGAATCACGTATGCACACGATGACCGCACccgattatatatataaatatgccCAGGAACATGGCgtaatattttttctcataataaataaattatatacccTCTACCTAAAGATATAGTATATTATTAGGTAGAGGGTATAAGTTTTCTATATCATAAGAAAAACATATAACGCCAGGTACGTTTTGATAAATAGTAAAAGGAAAATAATACTTAATATcttaaagatttttatatattttcttggTAAAAACTACTaaaaagaaatacttttaaataatatttctattatcttaaaaatgttcatatattttttccaatggTCGTATGATAATGTAGGAAAACATGGTTTCCTGCCCTATTTTCTTCCCCGATAATGTATTGCTAGTAAGAATTGGAAGTTGAccattgaaaatgaataaagaatACATAGAGTCATGTGTTATgttgtaataaaatattgtagtgatttgatcccccccccccccgtgttgttttgttatttttttagacGAGAATCGACGAGATTTTTATAATAGAACTCTGCATGTAGACTTTCTGTAATGATTTCTATTGATATCACGTGATTTATACAGACTCCGTGTTCTATGTTTCGCTCGTGCGGTGTATGGACTTCTGTTTTTGGGGATATAAAAGCCAGACAATTCTGTAACTCGCTCTCTTTGGGTTTTCTCTCATTCTGGAGACGAGGTAAGtcgttgtttttattttagtatTGTTTAGGCTGTGCATCTATATTTTTGAAATGgagttttattgattttcgTGTCTAAAGATTTTTATTTACGTTTGATAAGTGAAAGGGATTGGAAAGTAATTTATTTAGCTAAATTTTGAGACTTTGATCAGTTTAGTTTTTAAAGTAAGTTACACGTAGATTTGGCAGATTCTATTTCAGTTATTAAGTTAACTTTGTTGGgaaatctggattttttttaaaggtttgtaccttatatttcaaaaactaTGCTACATTTTGGATGACTATGATGAATTATAGGTCGTCTAGTGTTTGTTGAAATTTGAACTTGTTGATTGTCTCAAGTAATTTCGGCAGTTAGTAATTATTCTAAGTGGTATTTAATTGAATCATAGGGAACTTCTCAAGAGTGATTTTCCCCTGAGAGCTCTAGAATTTGAAGGGTGATTTTCCCCTGAGAATTCATTGTATAAGTTTAACTTTATTGCTCACTGAATTTAATGGGTGATAACCCCACATAATTCCAgttctttattcattttattttaaaactgtattgCCTATGGTGAATTATCCCAACtttatattgtgttatattAGCAAGTCGATCTCGTCGTTTACGTGTGTACACGCGTTTTTATTTTGTGTcgtgttttatatttgttcaaatgaataaatttaacttCAGTTCAAGAGTCTGACTCTTGAACTGAAGTCCAAAGACTTATCGTAATGGGACACAAATTCAGAAAGTTaacaaatttattcatttgaacaaatataACAAGAGTCAGAGTCATGGTCAGCGTCAGGGTCGGAGTAAAAGTATTAGAGCTAATTAGGTCAGATTAAGTTATGTTTTATTATGGGTCACTTAAGTTTCCTTGCTGATGGGAGATAATCAGCTGGTGGCAGCGCTAATGGGAAAAAGGACTTTCCCACTACAATATTTCTCTTTTCGTGTGTGTCCGttatattgatatttatcaAGCGGATTAATATATACTAAAGTAATAATTACATGATGTTTTCAAAATTCTCTGTTTTGCGCCAATATACGGCAGTAAACAAGGCTTCTATCCTGTTTTTGTTGACATAGGTTCAATACACCAGTAAACATCTTTTTCAAGCTTATTTCTCtatcttagaaccattttaacaagagcttgtgTCAAACAGTAATGTGAAAtaattgctggccactcagccatggctctttgaaatcaacaagatttgtctggcttctgagctaagactacgcaaccGGTGCGtgtttcgcttgaaaccgcgtaatttttaacttgttttgatgcaagaaatagatagctacgtccaaccggAAGTCTAAGGTCTTGTAAAAATGGCtctaaattattcattttaagcataaataaacagtttttaatgtttaacatattcatttcaggtctaaaactggaattttcccttcaaaattcaaaatgaaaacaaaatctttgtttactACAGCAtcgaatgatttatttttgaagtcgtcgtgtcaataactgccgtcaattgaaaaacagaatttaatggaaaaacatagtagaatgtaaatatatagcaaataatTGTTAGCCCTGTAACTCCCTtacaactcaacaaatgacactcaaattttggttgtctattaaaaatgccttactataaagcattgtaaacattaaaatcggaaaaataatgtttgactaaaatcgtgaccatgcccctttaaaaggaAACAACAATAATAGAGTGAGTTCgatttatttctgaaaaatacatcaCATGATTCATCACACTACCTTATGAAAAATCGGTGGGTCGTTTCCGCACGTGGAGCAGAAACTGTCGACCCGTACCGAAACTATTTCGTCATTTTCATTAGTCAGGAAAGTGAAGCGGTacatgtttttcaaatatttgatcATCCCAGTTCCTTCTGCTTTGAACTGGTCTTTTCCTGATTTTGTCCAAAAGTCCCATGTAGCGACTCCGTACCTCAGGACCAAGTGTTCATTGTTTGGGTCAAACTCAACGTTCAAATTTCCGTAGATGGGATTGACGTACAGACCTATATACTCGGTTATGGGCCTTTGTGGGTTGTTTGTGTTGGAGTACCCCGTGTACTTTGGCGCCGTAAGTCTGTCGCAGATAGATGACGCATCAAGCCATGGCGTCACTCCAAGTGCGACGTCAGACAGGAAGTTGTGCAACAAGACGCGCAGGATATAGTCGTCGTCCTCGCCGTTCATGGAAATGAACACGCCAATATTCTGAGAGGGGAACAGTGTGATGAATGACCTGTAGCCGTACGTGCTGCCAGAGTGTAGGAGAATTTCGTTGTCTGCAATCAACACATTTTAGaatgaataaacatttttaaaaaatgaatgttttcaattttctcaccttgaaaaaaaaacatcggAAGAAGTCAatctattttcattttacatactTCTATAAAGTCCTCGCTTCCAGCCAAGCCCATAGCCATTTTCAGTGGTTGGGACCTCCTCATTTCCAAAGTGTGTGTTTACCGTGGTAGAGGACAGTTTTCTGTGTTGTTGGTGTAAGGCGTTAAAATTCGCTGTTGTCATGAACTCGTTACCATTCTTGTCCGTGTTACTGAGGTGAAAGTTCATGTATTTAGCCATATCCACTGCGTTCGACATGATGGCCCCTGAACCTGCCCAGATCCCCCATTTCCtattaatcaaaaaaaaaaaaattcttgaggttttttcctttttttttatgtaaaacaacTATCTGCACATGTGCAAAGTGTGCAAGCATTTACGGAATTTTAACTTATCTCGCCCCGGTCACAATGTACAAGTCATGCCAATACAAtacatgccccccccccccccccccccccacgccaAAGTTCATCCTTAgcttaaatatgaaaatatgtataaaaaaatatgccaCATATAAAGTGAAAAGCGATTATCTCTCTCTGAGAAAATGTACaaagagtacatgtactattctaaaattttcaaatttctttcgA containing:
- the LOC136276447 gene encoding uncharacterized protein — protein: MDGRCLSLVFLVLACYYPGSYSITPAEYADAVDQTLQQVMDCAPWIPGLTVSVVKDFQTLFARGYGETVVNSNTPVTEQTLFQIGSISKSFAATLLVKQMEDENLALTTKVKDMMDPGFVFVDQERTDSATVVDILAHRMGVPDHTNLRLDQNLTRANLQQRFAAMTPVKTFGKSFLYSNMMYGFASYLSERLGNEPWENLVTSKIFDRLGMTSSTFITTLADLSSAAQGYDKGPKSKPKAVVPVPLELSKKWGIWAGSGAIMSNAVDMAKYMNFHLSNTDKNGNEFMTTANFNALHQQHRKLSSTTVNTHFGNEEVPTTENGYGLGWKRGLYRNNEILLHSGSTYGYRSFITLFPSQNIGVFISMNGEDDDYILRVLLHNFLSDVALGVTPWLDASSICDRLTAPKYTGYSNTNNPQRPITEYIGLYVNPIYGNLNVEFDPNNEHLVLRYGVATWDFWTKSGKDQFKAEGTGMIKYLKNMYRFTFLTNENDEIVSVRVDSFCSTCGNDPPIFHKVV
- the LOC105317584 gene encoding gamma-glutamyl hydrolase, with translation MWILLTISLTLLQLAEGFPINNRPIIGVLAQESFKGDPGATYIPAPYIKWLESAGARVVPVLLFRENNMKAYCYYKKLFNSMNGILFPGGGVDLMNSQFAKTAMIFYKLTIQAKDKDGDLFPMWGTCQGFELMSVLVAKQNLLTAVDAEDLPLPLNFTTEATDSVLFGNLPRDVYLPLKTENVTANYHSWALTPKNFSENKNLRSFFKVLSTNKDRNGKEFISSMEAYKYPVYAVQWHPEKNNFVWMSKAHINHDAHAIRVSQYFADFFVAQARKSPHRFPDFKAENKIVVNNFHPMFDRKNSLENYYFGFLNETTVTCI